The proteins below are encoded in one region of Oncorhynchus masou masou isolate Uvic2021 chromosome 15, UVic_Omas_1.1, whole genome shotgun sequence:
- the LOC135555866 gene encoding adenylosuccinate lyase-like, which translates to MDEFSKYRSPLVSRYASKEMAYNFSDRKKFTTWRKLWIYLAKAEKALGLLVTDAQVTEMESHAEDIDFAMAAEEESKLRHDVMAHVHTFAHCCPTAAPIIHLGATSCYVGDNTDLILLRDGFDILLPKLARVIDRLSNFAEKYAGLPTLGFTHYQPAQLTTVGKRACLWLQDLAMDMRNLQRAREDLRFRGVKGTTGTQASFLQLFQGDHDKVEDLDRMVTEMAGFKKAYMVTGQTYSRKVDIDSLSHLASMGATIHKICTDIRLLANLKEIEEPFEKEQIGSSAMAYKRNPMRCERCCSLARHLIALLADPLQTASVQWLERTLDDSANRRISLPESFLTADIILSTLQNITEGLVVYPKVIERHIRHELPFMATENIIMAMVKAGGNRQDCHEKIRVLSQQAANVVKQEGGDNDLLARVQADPYFAPILGHLDNILDPKTFIGRAPQQVARFLSEEIRPLLEPYKAEIDVKFELEL; encoded by the exons ATGGACGAATTTAGTAAGTATCGTTCGCCGCTGGTGTCTCGATATGCCAGCAAGGAAATGGCCTACAACTTCAGTGACAGGAAGAAATTCACAACGTGGAGAAAATTGTGGATCTACCTGGCCAAAGCGGAAAAG GCTCTTGGCCTGCTCGTCACCGACGCCCAGGTGACCGAGATGGAAAGCCACGCTGAGGACATCGACTTTGCCATGGCGGCGGAGGAGGAGAGCAAGCTGAGGCACGATGTCATGGCCCACGTGCACACCTTTGCCCACTGCTGCCCCACCGCTGCTCCCATCATTCACTTGGGCGCCACTTCCTGTTACGTGGGAGACAACACG GATTTGATCCTGCTTCGTGATGGTTTTGACATTCTCCTGCCGAAG ttggCCAGAGTGATCGACAGACTGTCAAACTTTGCTGAAAAATACGCTGGTCTCCCTACCCTGGGTTTCACACATTACCA GCCGGCCCAGTTGACCACAGTGGGTAAGAGAGCATGTCTGTGGCTCCAGGACCTGGCCATGGACATGCGGAACCTTCAGCGTGCCCGCGAAGACCTGCGTTTCCGGGGGGTGAAGGGTACTACGGGCACCCAGGCCAGCTTCCTGCAGCTCTTCCAGGGGGACCATGATAAGGTGGAGGATCTGGACAGAATGGTCACAGAGATGGCAGGCTTCAAAAA GGCCTACATGGTGACCGGACAGACGTACAGTCGTAAGGTGGACATTGACTCCCTCTCTCACCTGGCCAGCATGGGAGCCACCATCCACAAG ATCTGCACTGACATCCGCCTGCTGGCTAACCTTAAAGAGATTGAGGAGCCTTTTGAGAAGGAGCAGATCG gcTCCAGTGCCATGGCCTACAAGAGGAACCCAATGCGTTGTGAGCGTTGCTGTAGTCTGGCCCGCCACCTGATAGCGCTGCTTGCTGATCCCCTCCAGACCGCCTCTGTCCAGTGGCTGGAAAGAACACTAGATGACAGTGCCAACAGGAGAATCTCTCTCCCTGAGTCTTTCCTTACTGCTGACATCATCCTCAGCACCCTGCAGAACATCACTGAAGGTCTGGTGGTCTACCCCAAG gTGATAGAGAGACACATCCGTCATGAGCTTCCCTTCATGGCTACAGAGAACATCATCATGGCTATGGTGAAGGCTGGAGGCAACAGACAG GACTGCCATGAGAAGATCCGTGTGTTGTCCCAGCAGGCTGCAAACGTGGTGAAACAGGAGGGGGGGGACAATGACCTCTTGGCCAGGGTCCAGGCTGACCCCTACTTCGCCCCTATCCTGGGCCATCTTGACAACATCCTGGACCCCAAGACCTTCATCGGCCGTGCCCCCCAACAG GTGGCGAGATTTCTCTCTGAGGAGATACGCCCTCTGCTGGAACCTTACAAGGCCGAGATTGACGTCAAATTCGAGCTGGAGCTCTAA
- the LOC135555060 gene encoding modulator of macroautophagy TMEM150B-like codes for MWLWALLPICLAVFGTVGIWVVFGIAVSNETVNITARFPYISECGTYDPQSCIFSQVCNICAVLILWVVVIRFQQVRDYGQNSKVNIASIVLGFISSLGISILGSFRQSVLFGIHVFGAFLAFFVGLAYFWLQLWLTYKVQPSKDRCWMGPLRATLCSICTILVITMAIGLLFDTGYRSMASISEWALVMCFFVLFGLFASEFRHIDHHQLTVQNESLSKTQSINSGGIIMYNSTANRTVM; via the exons ATGTGGCTCTGGGCACTCCTTCCAATCTGCTTGGCGGTGTTTGGCACTGTGGGAATATGGGTGGT GTTCGGTATCGCTGTATCAAATGAGACTGTTAATATCACAGCGAGATTCCCCTACATCAG TGAATGTGGCACCTATGATCCACAGAGCTGTATCTTTTCCCAGGTCTGCAACATCTGTGCTGTCTTGA TCCTGTGGGTTGTGGTGATCCGGTTTCAGCAGGTCAGGGACTATGGTCAGAACAGCAAGGTGAACATCGCCAGTATcgtactgggcttcatctcatCTCTGGGCATCTCCATCCTCGGCAGCTTTCGG CAATCTGTGTTGTTTGGCATCCATGTGTTCGGGGCTTTTCTGGCCTTCTTTGTGGGCCTGGCCTACTTCTGGTTGCAGTTGTGGCTCACCTATAAAGTCCAGCCCTCTAAAGACCGTTGCTGGATGGGGCCTCTCAGAGCTACCCTCTGTAGCATCTGCACCATCTTGGTCATCACCA TGGCCATAGGTCTACTCTTTGATACTGGCTACCGCTCAATGGCGTCCATTTCTGAGTGGGCTCTGGTCATGTGCTTCTTTGTCCTATTTGGCCTCTTTGCATCCGAGTTCCGTCACATCGACCATCACCAGCTCACCGTGCAGAACGAGAGCCTCAGCAAgacccagagcatcaacagtggTGGGATCATAATGTACAATAGTACAGCCAACAGAACAGTAATGTAA